One genomic segment of Sander lucioperca isolate FBNREF2018 chromosome 10, SLUC_FBN_1.2, whole genome shotgun sequence includes these proteins:
- the LOC116035247 gene encoding sialoadhesin-like, translating into MGGRVAQSCWLLLTLSLKGILAGDWSVYLPSSPICAVIGSSVVLPCSYDYPQSSNETKEEGRLSSQGGGEEGQKYKVLSEMWCLEDSRCITPRYVFHSDGVFPDPSYQSRVEYLGQPGTKNCSLRISDLKQSDSGTYVFYLITSHPTQKMPEQSGTQLLVTDSPSAVTVSASPSSAITEGGALRLACCSPAASPQARYRWYRSTSTSPRHIGQVWNISEVTSDDSGSYYCQIQTGEKVQNSTVLLVDVEYSPQNTAVSVSPAGEQQDGLPVTLTCSSDANPPVHTFTWYQGKACLSTADKSFHRARQSTATSTGRGPTLSSANITTQEHGQHCCVARNRHGSQTDSVTLKGSRATTPSDSSGVRLTLIGVTIGVLLAIVAIVAILLTKRRKSSRHQSYVLTETTAPAP; encoded by the exons aTGGGTGGACGAGTGGCCCAGAGCTGCTGGCTGCTGCTCACACTCTCTCTGAAAG GTATTCTTGCAGGTGATTGGTCAGTTTATCTCCCCTCCAGTCCTAtctgtgctgtgattggttcCTCTGTTGTTCTCCCTTGTTCCTATGACTACCCCCAAAGTTCTAATGAAACCAAGGAAGAGGGACGGCTCTCTTCTCAG gGTGGTGGAGAAGAAGGACAAAAGTACAAAGTTTTGTCTGAAATGTGGTGTCTCGAAGACAGTCGCTGTATCACACCAAG ATATGTCTTCCACAGTGACGGTGTCTTCCCAGATCCATCCTACCAGAGCAGGGTGGAGTACCTGGGACAACCAGGAACAAAAAACTGTTCTCTGAGGATTTCTGATCTGAAGCAGTCGGACAGCGGAACATACGTATTTTACCTCATCACCAGCCACCCTACACAGAAGATGCCAGAGCAGAGCGGTACACAGCTCCTGGTGACAG ACTCCCCCAGCGCAGTCACAGTGTCAGCAAGTCCCTCCAGTGCCATCACAGAGGGCGGGGCCTTACGCCTGGCCTGCTGCAGCCCTGCGGCCAGTCCACAGGCCCGTTACAGATGGTACAGGAGCACAAGCACCAGCCCGAGACATATTGGACAGGTGTGGAACATCAGTGAGGTTACCTCTGATGACTCTGGCAGCTACTATTGTCAGATACAGACTGGAGAAAAAGTGCAGAACTCAACAGTGCTGCTCGTTGACGTAGAGT ACTCTCCTCAAAACACAGCTGTCTCAGTCTCTCCTGCTGGAGAGCAACAAGACGGGCTTCCTGTCACTCTGACCTGCAGCAGTGATGCTAACCCGCCTGTCCACACATTCACCTGGTACCAGGGCAAAGCGTGTTTATCTACAGCAGACAAAAGCTTTCACCGAGCAAGACAATCCACGGCTACATCCACAGGACGAGGCCCGACACTCAGCAGTGCCAACATCACCACTCAGGAACATGGGCAGCACTGCTGCGTTGCACGCAACAGACATGGATCACAGACTGACAGCGTAACACTCAAAGGTTCCAGAG CAACGACCCCGTCTGACTCTTCAGGAGTTAGATTGACACTTATTGGAGTAACCATCGGGGTTCTACTGGCTATCGTGGCCATAGTGGCCATTCTCTTAACAAA GAGACGGAAATCATCAAGACACCAGTCGTATGTCCTGACTGAGACAACTGCTCCAGCACCTTAA
- the LOC116035246 gene encoding B-cell receptor CD22-like isoform X1 produces the protein MDKMIAMLVLLILKPGSMSAGWSVTFENPNPCALKGSSVHLRCSYNYTDGEIVTRTAWYKGKLIDGNWTRVKLSDLPSYQNRFKYLGDQQHDCGLAIDDLQDNDTGHYYFRFDTQMYGRRSKTSVYLSVTELSARVYPDRVRAGDTVTLECRTSCQLSNTVWFKDGRPVAKPVFQAQAEDSGNYLCAVEGQDSVLSDSVALDVQYPPLNVSVEISYPGHLTEGSSVNLSCSSAANPAADNYTWYRASVSSSSSLLQVGSGQVLSLPSVEASHSGLYLCQARNPLGQNNSTEVLLTAGDADRSVSAGWSVTFENPNPCALKGSSVHLRCSYNYTDGEIVTRTAWYKGKLIDGNWTRVKLSDLPSYQNRFKYLGDQQHDCGLAIDDLQDNNTGHYYFRFDTQMYGRRSKTSVYLSVTELSARVYPDRVRAGDTVTLECRTSCQLSNTVWFKDGRPVAKPVFQAQAEDSGNYLCAVEGQESVLSDSVALDVQYPPLNVSVEISYPGHLTEGSSVNLSCSSAANPAADNYTWYRASVSSSSSLLQVGSGQVLSLPSVEASHSGLYLCQARNPLGQNNSTEVLLTAGDADINRVIIFVGIGVKVCIGLLLPLVIIWAWRQRRSSAVDKEENSRDYENISIA, from the exons ATGGACAAGATGATCGCAATGCTCGTGCTTCTGATCCTCAAACCAG GAAGTATGAGTGCTGGTTGGTCAGTGACTTTTGAAAACCCAAATCCATGTGCTTTAAAGGGATCATCAGTGCATCTCAGGTGCTCATACAACTACACAGATGGTGAAATTGTTACCAGGACTGCATGGTACAAAGGGAAATTAATAGATGGCAACTGGACACGCGTTAAGCTCTCAGACCTTCCTTCATATCAAAATCGTTTTAAATATCTTGGCGACCAGCAGCACGACTGTGGCCTGGCAATTGATGACCTGCAGGATAACGACACTGGACATTACTACTTCAGGTTTGATACGCAGATGTATGGAAGGCGGAGCAAAACATCCGTGTATCTGTCTGTCACAG AGCTGAGTGCCAGAGTGTACCCTGACAGGGTGAGAGCAGGAGACACTGTGACTCTTGAATGTAGAACATCCTGCCAACTTTCCAACACAGTTTGGTTTAAAGATGGGCGTCCAGTAGCCAAACCAGTGTTCCAGGCTCAAGCAGAGGATTCTGGGAATTATTTATGTGCTGTCGAAGGACAGGACTCAGTGCTATCTGACTCTGTGGCTCTGGATGTTCAGT ATCCCCCGTTGAATGTATCTGTTGAGATAAGTTATCCTGGTCACCTGACAGAGGGCAGCAGTGTGAATCTGAGCTGCAGCAGTGCTGCTAACCCTGCAGCAGACAACTACACATGGTACAGGGCTTCTGTTTCCAGTTCCAGCTCCCTGCTCCAGGTGGGCTCAGGACAGGTGCTGTCTCTCCCCTCTGTGGAGGCGTCCCACTCTGGACTCTACCTCTGCCAGGCCAGGAACCCACTGGGGCAAAACAACTCAACTGAGGTGCTGCTGACAGCGGGTGATGCAGACA GAAGTGTGAGTGCTGGTTGGTCAGTGACTTTTGAAAACCCAAATCCATGTGCTTTAAAGGGATCATCAGTGCATCTCAGGTGCTCATACAACTACACAGATGGTGAAATTGTTACCAGGACTGCATGGTACAAAGGGAAATTAATAGATGGCAACTGGACACGCGTTAAGCTCTCAGACCTTCCTTCATATCAAAATCGTTTTAAATATCTTGGCGACCAGCAGCACGACTGTGGCCTGGCAATTGATGACCTGCAGGATAACAACACTGGACATTACTACTTCAGGTTTGATACGCAGATGTATGGAAGGCGGAGCAAAACATCCGTGTATCTGTCTGTCACAG AGCTGAGTGCCAGAGTGTACCCTGACAGGGTGAGAGCAGGAGACACTGTGACTCTTGAATGTAGAACATCCTGCCAACTTTCCAACACAGTTTGGTTTAAAGATGGGCGTCCAGTAGCCAAACCAGTGTTCCAGGCTCAAGCAGAGGATTCTGGGAATTATTTATGTGCTGTCGAAGGACAGGAGTCAGTGCTATCTGACTCTGTGGCTCTGGATGTTCAGT ATCCCCCGTTGAATGTATCTGTTGAGATAAGTTATCCTGGTCACCTGACAGAGGGCAGCAGTGTGAATCTGAGCTGCAGCAGTGCTGCTAACCCTGCAGCAGACAACTACACATGGTACAGGGCTTCTGTTTCCAGTTCCAGCTCCCTGCTCCAGGTGGGCTCAGGACAGGTGCTGTCTCTCCCCTCTGTGGAGGCGTCCCACTCTGGACTCTACCTCTGCCAGGCCAGGAACCCACTGGGGCAAAACAACTCAACTGAGGTGCTGCTGACAGCGGGTGATGCAGACA TTAACCGTGTCATCATCTTTGTTGGTATTGGAGTCAAAGTCTGTATTGGCCTGTTGCTTCCACTGGTTATTATCTGGGCATG GAGGCAGAGACGTAGTTCTGCTGTGGATAAAGAG GAAAACAGCCGTGATTATGAAAACATCAGCATTGCCTAA
- the LOC116035246 gene encoding B-cell receptor CD22-like isoform X2, whose translation MDKMIAMLVLLILKPGSVSAGWSVTFENPNPCALKGSSVHLRCSYNYTDGEIVTRTAWYKGKLIDGNWTRVKLSDLPSYQNRFKYLGDQQHDCGLAIDDLQDNNTGHYYFRFDTQMYGRRSKTSVYLSVTELSARVYPDRVRAGDTVTLECRTSCQLSNTVWFKDGRPVAKPVFQAQAEDSGNYLCAVEGQESVLSDSVALDVQYPPLNVSVEISYPGHLTEGSSVNLSCSSAANPAADNYTWYRASVSSSSSLLQVGSGQVLSLPSVEASHSGLYLCQARNPLGQNNSTEVLLTAGDADINRVIIFVGIGVKVCIGLLLPLVIIWAWRQRRSSAVDKEENSRDYENISIA comes from the exons ATGGACAAGATGATCGCAATGCTCGTGCTTCTGATCCTCAAACCAG GAAGTGTGAGTGCTGGTTGGTCAGTGACTTTTGAAAACCCAAATCCATGTGCTTTAAAGGGATCATCAGTGCATCTCAGGTGCTCATACAACTACACAGATGGTGAAATTGTTACCAGGACTGCATGGTACAAAGGGAAATTAATAGATGGCAACTGGACACGCGTTAAGCTCTCAGACCTTCCTTCATATCAAAATCGTTTTAAATATCTTGGCGACCAGCAGCACGACTGTGGCCTGGCAATTGATGACCTGCAGGATAACAACACTGGACATTACTACTTCAGGTTTGATACGCAGATGTATGGAAGGCGGAGCAAAACATCCGTGTATCTGTCTGTCACAG AGCTGAGTGCCAGAGTGTACCCTGACAGGGTGAGAGCAGGAGACACTGTGACTCTTGAATGTAGAACATCCTGCCAACTTTCCAACACAGTTTGGTTTAAAGATGGGCGTCCAGTAGCCAAACCAGTGTTCCAGGCTCAAGCAGAGGATTCTGGGAATTATTTATGTGCTGTCGAAGGACAGGAGTCAGTGCTATCTGACTCTGTGGCTCTGGATGTTCAGT ATCCCCCGTTGAATGTATCTGTTGAGATAAGTTATCCTGGTCACCTGACAGAGGGCAGCAGTGTGAATCTGAGCTGCAGCAGTGCTGCTAACCCTGCAGCAGACAACTACACATGGTACAGGGCTTCTGTTTCCAGTTCCAGCTCCCTGCTCCAGGTGGGCTCAGGACAGGTGCTGTCTCTCCCCTCTGTGGAGGCGTCCCACTCTGGACTCTACCTCTGCCAGGCCAGGAACCCACTGGGGCAAAACAACTCAACTGAGGTGCTGCTGACAGCGGGTGATGCAGACA TTAACCGTGTCATCATCTTTGTTGGTATTGGAGTCAAAGTCTGTATTGGCCTGTTGCTTCCACTGGTTATTATCTGGGCATG GAGGCAGAGACGTAGTTCTGCTGTGGATAAAGAG GAAAACAGCCGTGATTATGAAAACATCAGCATTGCCTAA